In Halovulum dunhuangense, a genomic segment contains:
- a CDS encoding efflux RND transporter permease subunit produces MTGIVDWAAGRARMILAFVLLSILAGVSAYIGLPKEGEPDIEVPALFVSVPFPGISAEDAEKLLVRPLENKLRDLDGLKSMSATAAEGYAGVALEFEFGWDKTGTLADVRARVDEAQAEFPNGADAVSINEINFSEFPILVVSLSGAVPERTLLRVATELQDEIESLPPILEAGLAGHRDEMLEVLVDPLKLQAYNVTAAELISVVSNNNRLIAAGEVRGDTGAFSVKIPSAFDSPQDVIALPIKTDGDRLVTVGDLADIRLTFEDPEGTARYNGETTVALQVVKRKGFNVIDTAALVRETVEARIASWPEDLRQAVRVDFSMDTSRDVASMVQQLEASVLTAIALVMIVVLAALGTRSALLVGFAIPTSFLLSFALLAVFEISISNIVMFGLILAVGMLVDGAIVVAEYADKRIAQGTGPMTAYREAAKRMFWPIIASTATTLCAFLPMLFWPGVAGEFMGNLPMTLIFVLSASLVVALIYLPVVGGVAGRISRTMNRMSDGLRGALPWAIRAALALLPVAGLYLGFLTLFRDGGSLLAGGALFMLSWMALAVIGATLSPRRAEPAPQAGYRRSPFGRVIAALTLNPVMPFVSIALVIAFVVGVFGYYGQNNNGVEFFVESEPERAIAHVRARGNLSLAEKDALVAQVEEIIAAEDGVRSIFAFAGEGGLSGNPAMSSGPLDSIGQVQIELDPWQDRFARGDAFKGKAILARINEKLADLPGIEAEISEAVMGPGQGKPVHLRLKGENWQELQQAAATVRAHFDAQTSLRDVEDSRPLPGIDWQIDVDTQKAGQFGADVTTVGVMVQLVTRGVTLDTMRVETSDEEIDIRARLPEGDRVLSTLDNLSVRTPTGLVPLSNFITREPVAKLGQIDRADGQRYFDVRADVVEGANANAEIAALTDWLETARPLPQGVSYEWTGDQEDQAESQAFLTSAFIGALGLMFVILLAQFNSVYNAVLVLIAVIFSVTGSLIGMLVMDQPFSIIMTGTGIVALAGIVVNNNIVLIDTYQEYARYMPRLEAIVRTAEDRIRPVLLTTITTMAGLAPMVLGLSVDFANGGYSIDSPTALWWKQLATAVVFGLGIATVLTLVVTPALLAVRVWAARGAYGAGLRMLALIRGRQSREASDRALAREASATGAEDLLWEEAPAPAPFIPGRTRAAE; encoded by the coding sequence ATGACGGGTATCGTGGACTGGGCCGCGGGCCGGGCGCGGATGATCCTCGCCTTCGTGCTGCTGTCGATCCTTGCGGGGGTCAGCGCCTATATCGGCCTGCCGAAAGAGGGCGAGCCGGACATCGAGGTGCCGGCGCTGTTCGTGTCGGTCCCCTTCCCCGGAATTTCCGCCGAGGACGCGGAAAAGCTGCTGGTGCGCCCGCTGGAAAACAAGCTGCGCGACCTGGACGGGCTGAAATCCATGTCCGCCACCGCGGCCGAGGGCTATGCGGGCGTGGCGCTGGAATTCGAGTTCGGCTGGGACAAGACCGGCACGCTTGCGGATGTGCGCGCCCGCGTGGACGAGGCGCAGGCCGAGTTCCCCAACGGCGCCGACGCGGTGTCGATCAACGAGATCAACTTCTCGGAATTCCCGATCCTCGTCGTCTCGCTTTCGGGCGCGGTACCCGAGCGCACGCTTCTGCGGGTGGCGACCGAGCTTCAGGACGAGATCGAGAGCCTGCCGCCCATCCTCGAGGCGGGGCTGGCCGGCCACCGCGACGAGATGCTCGAGGTGCTGGTCGATCCGCTGAAGTTGCAGGCCTACAACGTGACCGCGGCAGAGCTGATCTCGGTCGTGTCGAACAACAACCGCCTGATCGCGGCGGGCGAAGTGCGCGGCGATACCGGCGCCTTTTCGGTCAAGATCCCGTCCGCGTTCGACAGCCCGCAGGACGTCATCGCGCTGCCGATCAAGACCGATGGCGACCGGCTGGTGACGGTCGGCGACCTGGCCGACATCCGCCTGACCTTCGAGGATCCCGAGGGCACCGCGCGCTACAATGGCGAGACGACGGTCGCGTTGCAGGTGGTCAAACGCAAGGGCTTCAACGTGATCGACACCGCGGCCCTGGTGCGCGAGACGGTCGAGGCGCGCATCGCCAGCTGGCCCGAGGATCTGCGCCAGGCGGTGCGGGTCGACTTCTCGATGGACACCTCGCGCGACGTGGCGTCCATGGTGCAGCAGCTCGAGGCGTCGGTGCTGACGGCCATCGCGCTGGTGATGATCGTGGTCCTGGCCGCGCTTGGCACCCGCTCTGCGCTGCTGGTGGGCTTCGCGATCCCGACCTCGTTCCTGCTGTCCTTCGCGCTTCTGGCGGTGTTCGAGATATCCATATCCAACATCGTGATGTTCGGCCTGATCCTGGCCGTGGGCATGCTGGTCGATGGCGCGATCGTGGTGGCGGAATACGCCGACAAGCGCATCGCCCAGGGCACCGGGCCGATGACCGCCTACCGCGAGGCGGCCAAGCGCATGTTCTGGCCGATCATCGCCTCGACCGCGACCACGCTCTGCGCCTTTCTGCCGATGCTGTTCTGGCCCGGGGTCGCGGGCGAGTTCATGGGCAACCTGCCGATGACGCTGATCTTCGTGCTCTCGGCCTCGCTGGTGGTGGCGCTGATCTACCTGCCGGTGGTGGGCGGCGTCGCCGGCCGCATCTCGCGCACCATGAACCGCATGTCCGACGGCCTGCGCGGCGCCCTGCCCTGGGCGATCCGCGCGGCGCTTGCCCTGCTGCCGGTGGCGGGGCTCTACCTGGGGTTCCTCACGCTCTTCCGCGACGGCGGCAGCCTGCTGGCGGGCGGGGCGCTGTTCATGCTGTCCTGGATGGCGCTGGCGGTGATCGGCGCGACGCTGTCGCCGCGCAGGGCGGAACCGGCGCCGCAGGCCGGATACCGGCGCAGCCCCTTCGGGCGGGTGATCGCGGCGCTGACGCTGAACCCGGTGATGCCCTTCGTGTCGATCGCGCTGGTGATCGCCTTCGTGGTGGGCGTGTTCGGCTATTACGGGCAGAACAACAACGGCGTCGAATTCTTCGTCGAATCCGAGCCCGAGCGCGCGATCGCCCATGTCCGCGCCCGCGGCAACCTGAGCCTTGCGGAAAAGGACGCGCTGGTGGCGCAGGTCGAGGAAATCATCGCCGCCGAGGATGGCGTGCGGTCGATCTTTGCCTTTGCCGGCGAAGGCGGGCTGTCGGGCAACCCGGCGATGTCGAGCGGCCCGCTGGACAGCATCGGCCAGGTCCAGATCGAGCTCGACCCCTGGCAGGACCGCTTTGCCCGCGGCGACGCGTTCAAGGGCAAGGCGATCCTGGCGCGGATCAACGAGAAGCTCGCGGACCTGCCCGGCATCGAGGCCGAGATCTCGGAGGCGGTGATGGGCCCGGGCCAGGGCAAGCCGGTGCATCTGCGCCTGAAGGGCGAGAACTGGCAGGAATTGCAGCAGGCCGCCGCCACCGTGCGGGCGCATTTCGACGCGCAAACATCCTTGCGCGACGTCGAGGACAGCCGCCCCCTGCCCGGCATCGACTGGCAGATCGACGTGGACACCCAGAAGGCGGGGCAGTTCGGCGCCGATGTGACGACCGTGGGCGTCATGGTGCAGCTGGTGACGCGCGGCGTCACGCTCGACACCATGCGGGTCGAGACATCGGACGAGGAAATCGACATCCGCGCCCGCCTGCCCGAAGGCGACCGCGTGCTCTCGACCCTCGACAATCTGAGCGTGCGGACGCCCACCGGGCTGGTGCCGCTGTCGAACTTCATCACCCGCGAGCCGGTCGCCAAGCTGGGCCAGATCGACCGCGCCGACGGGCAGCGCTATTTCGACGTGCGCGCCGACGTGGTGGAGGGCGCCAACGCCAATGCCGAGATCGCCGCCCTGACCGACTGGCTGGAAACCGCCCGGCCCCTGCCCCAGGGCGTCAGCTACGAGTGGACCGGCGACCAGGAGGACCAGGCCGAAAGCCAGGCCTTCCTGACCAGCGCCTTCATCGGCGCGCTGGGCCTGATGTTCGTGATCCTGCTGGCGCAGTTCAACTCGGTCTACAACGCCGTGCTGGTGCTGATCGCGGTGATCTTCTCGGTCACCGGATCGCTGATCGGGATGCTGGTGATGGACCAGCCCTTCTCGATCATCATGACCGGCACCGGCATCGTCGCGCTGGCCGGCATCGTGGTGAACAACAACATCGTGCTGATCGACACCTACCAGGAATATGCCCGCTACATGCCCCGGCTCGAGGCGATCGTGCGCACCGCCGAGGATCGCATCCGCCCGGTGCTCCTGACCACCATCACCACGATGGCGGGGCTTGCGCCGATGGTGCTGGGCCTGTCTGTCGATTTCGCCAATGGCGGCTATTCCATCGACAGCCCCACCGCGCTGTGGTGGAAGCAGCTGGCCACCGCGGTCGTCTTCGGCCTTGGCATCGCCACGGTGCTGACGCTGGTGGTGACGCCCGCGCTGCTGGCGGTGCGGGTCTGGGCCGCGCGCGGCGCCTATGGCGCGGGGCTGCGCATGCTGGCGCTGATCCGCGGCAGGCAAAGTCGCGAGGCGTCGGACCGGGCGCTGGCGCGCGAGGCCAGCGCCACCGGCGCCGAGGACCTGCTCTGGGAAGAGGCCCCCGCGCCCGCCCCCTTCATCCCCGGCCGGACGCGGGCGGCGGAATAG